In the genome of Mucilaginibacter sp. 14171R-50, the window ATCCATCTGATCTCACTGACGCCAGCATCAATTCCTGTACACCTAAGGCTATTGCTTTCATACAGGCCAGGGTGATAAGTAGCTGGTTGCGGTACGGCCACCATTCTGAGGATGGCGACACTTCCAAAGCGGATTGATTCAGCAAATCGCCGCTGCCTAAAGAACTGCAGTCTACGAGAACGACATGATGCTCGATATTCAACGCTTCTGCAACAATTTTACTTATTCTAATCTCTGTATCCGCTGGCGCCTGTCCGTAATTGATCGTAATGGCGAAGTCTGGCCGTTGCCAATAAGCCATAGCAATAGAGTCGATCCCACCCGAAAGTAATAATGCCTTACTCATTCTCCGCTAACATCCATAAACATTTATATAAAGCCGTGGTCAGATCTTTTTCGATCTCACAGTCCGTCCCGATCAACATCGTTAAATCGGTATCGGCTTCATTTTCTACATAGGCAATCACCGGGATTTTCATCTTCAACGCATAACCGACTTCCACCAGTGTACCAGGGTCTAAACCATCCAGTATGGCAAAGACGATCTTGCAATCATCCAGGCCCTCCAGATCTTTTTTCGCCACGTCACTGCCAGGCTCGCCCAAGCCAACTTCGTGTAGCGGTGAGAATACCTGCATCCCCAGGTGATGTAAATTGCTCATCACTTCATTGATCAGCCATTTTT includes:
- a CDS encoding 7-cyano-7-deazaguanine synthase, giving the protein MSKALLLSGGIDSIAMAYWQRPDFAITINYGQAPADTEIRISKIVAEALNIEHHVVLVDCSSLGSGDLLNQSALEVSPSSEWWPYRNQLLITLACMKAIALGVQELMLASVRSDGFHKDGTSEFYRLTDQLMRYQEGGIKITCPAIDLSSVELVRKAKVPYSLLNWAHSCHRSNIPCGKCRGCNKYREVMYELQQTGNA